A stretch of bacterium DNA encodes these proteins:
- a CDS encoding SMP-30/gluconolactonase/LRE family protein, with protein sequence MWESIQRYPDPAVRVLHPSFAKYRLAQAAVERLAAGFRWAEGPVWFGDGRFLLWSDIPNNRIMKWEEETGAVSVFRKPTNNANGNTRDRQGRLITCEHDARRVTRTEYDGTITVLLDRFDGKPLNSPNDVVVKSDDSIWFTDPAFGILGYYEGHPATQELPMNVYRVDGRTGRTSVVAEGISSPNGLAFSPDESKLYVVESRSSPRKIRAFDVVEGGTKLANGRVLIDAGPGTPDGLRCDVDGNLWCGWGMGDPDLDGVRIFSPAGQPIGHIALPERCANLCFGGLHRTRVFMAASTSIYSLYVNIQGASGG encoded by the coding sequence ATGTGGGAGTCGATTCAACGATACCCTGATCCTGCGGTGCGGGTGCTGCATCCAAGCTTTGCAAAGTACCGTCTCGCTCAGGCAGCCGTTGAACGCCTGGCCGCCGGATTCCGCTGGGCCGAGGGGCCGGTATGGTTCGGCGATGGACGGTTCCTATTGTGGAGCGATATCCCGAACAACCGGATCATGAAGTGGGAGGAGGAAACCGGCGCGGTCAGCGTCTTCCGAAAGCCCACCAACAACGCCAACGGCAACACCCGCGACCGTCAAGGCCGCCTGATCACCTGCGAGCATGACGCGCGGCGTGTGACGCGCACCGAGTACGACGGTACGATCACGGTTCTGCTCGATCGGTTCGATGGGAAACCGCTCAACTCCCCGAACGATGTCGTGGTGAAGTCGGATGATTCGATCTGGTTCACCGATCCGGCGTTCGGCATTCTCGGCTATTATGAAGGGCACCCCGCGACCCAGGAACTGCCCATGAACGTGTACCGCGTTGATGGCCGGACGGGTCGGACGAGTGTGGTGGCCGAGGGGATCAGCAGCCCGAACGGGCTGGCCTTCTCGCCGGATGAATCCAAGCTTTACGTCGTCGAATCGCGTTCATCACCGCGCAAGATTCGGGCCTTCGACGTTGTGGAAGGCGGTACCAAGCTCGCCAACGGCCGCGTGCTGATCGATGCCGGCCCCGGCACGCCGGACGGGCTCCGCTGCGACGTCGACGGCAATCTCTGGTGCGGGTGGGGCATGGGCGATCCCGACCTGGATGGCGTGCGTATATTCTCCCCGGCCGGCCAGCCGATCGGCCATATCGCGCTCCCCGAGCGATGCGCGAACCTGTGCTTTGGCGGGCTGCACCGGACCCGGGTGTTCATGGCGGCCAGCACGTCGATCTATTCACTCTACGTGAATATACAGGGAGCGTCGGGTGGGTGA
- a CDS encoding amidase: MDTTGLCYTPATELAGAIKNKKLSPVEVVDAVLARIDRLNPALNAFCTVTADAARTAAKDAEAAVMRGDRLGILHGVPVSIKDLIMTKGVRTTWGSKMFEHYVPEEDAPVVERLRQAGAIGLGKTNTPEFGFKGVTDNPVFGPSRNPWSLGHTPGGSSGGGAAAVAAGLGPLSVGTDGGGSIRIPCSCCGIFGLKPTLGLVAAAPTYGGLETLSHTGPMTRTVRDAALMLNAITGPDPRDLSSLPADGTDYLAELDRGVSGLRLAWTPDWGYAPVDPEVRRIAEAGVKHFADAGCRVDAATPGFPSPEGAFDVLFSASIAARLGDKLTEWGDRFDPGLVTMINRGMRWTAVDFINAANCRRTLGESFRRCFARYDLVLTPTLAAPPLPVGVNLYEEIGGRKVALTGWFAFTYPINMTGFPAATVPCGRTSEGLPVGLQIIGPRLADALVLRAAAAFEAAAPWAVTRPALT, from the coding sequence ATGGACACTACTGGGCTGTGCTACACGCCGGCAACCGAGCTGGCCGGGGCGATCAAGAACAAGAAGCTCTCTCCCGTCGAGGTCGTTGACGCGGTGCTCGCCCGCATCGACCGGCTCAATCCCGCGCTCAACGCCTTCTGCACGGTGACGGCGGACGCAGCGCGAACCGCTGCCAAAGATGCCGAGGCGGCCGTCATGCGGGGAGACCGGCTGGGCATCCTGCACGGCGTTCCCGTCTCGATCAAAGACCTGATCATGACCAAAGGCGTGCGGACGACCTGGGGGTCGAAGATGTTCGAGCACTATGTCCCCGAGGAGGATGCCCCGGTCGTCGAGCGCCTCCGGCAGGCCGGGGCCATCGGCCTCGGGAAGACGAACACCCCGGAGTTCGGATTCAAAGGGGTGACCGACAACCCGGTGTTCGGCCCGAGCCGCAACCCGTGGAGCCTCGGGCACACCCCCGGAGGGTCGAGCGGAGGCGGCGCCGCCGCTGTGGCGGCCGGGCTCGGGCCGCTGTCGGTGGGCACCGACGGCGGCGGGTCGATCCGAATACCGTGCAGCTGCTGCGGCATCTTCGGGCTGAAGCCGACCCTGGGGCTCGTCGCCGCTGCGCCCACCTACGGCGGCCTCGAGACGCTCTCGCACACCGGGCCGATGACACGGACCGTGCGCGACGCCGCGCTGATGCTGAATGCCATCACGGGTCCCGATCCGCGCGACCTGAGCTCGCTGCCTGCCGACGGGACGGATTACCTCGCCGAGCTCGACCGCGGGGTATCAGGACTCCGCCTCGCCTGGACGCCCGACTGGGGGTATGCTCCGGTCGACCCCGAGGTCAGGCGGATCGCGGAGGCCGGCGTGAAGCACTTCGCCGACGCCGGATGCCGGGTAGACGCCGCGACCCCGGGCTTCCCCAGCCCGGAGGGGGCGTTTGACGTGCTGTTCTCAGCTTCGATCGCGGCGCGGTTGGGTGATAAGCTGACCGAGTGGGGCGATCGCTTCGACCCCGGCCTGGTGACGATGATCAACCGCGGAATGCGCTGGACGGCGGTGGATTTCATCAACGCTGCCAACTGCCGGCGCACGCTCGGGGAGTCGTTTCGGAGGTGCTTCGCCCGCTACGACCTGGTGCTCACGCCGACGCTGGCCGCGCCCCCGCTGCCGGTCGGCGTCAACCTCTACGAAGAGATCGGCGGGCGCAAAGTGGCGCTGACGGGGTGGTTTGCCTTCACCTACCCCATCAACATGACCGGATTTCCGGCGGCGACGGTCCCATGCGGCCGGACGTCGGAGGGACTGCCGGTGGGGTTGCAGATCATCGGCCCCCGGCTGGCGGATGCCCTGGTGCTTCGCGCCGCCGCCGCGTTCGAGGCCGCAGCCCCCTGGGCGGTGACGCGTCCGGCGCTGACCTAA